TGGGAACATAAACAAATGTATGACATGAGATAGCAACTAAAGGCTTGCCCCGAGAGATCTCTAAGACTGAACCTCACAAAGGTTAAAAGTTCCAAACTTCGAGACAACTTGAGGTCTGTCTAGTCATCGGGTATTCGGCCAGTTTGCATGCACTTCAACTAATTCCGTTGCCTAATTAACGACCGGGCAAATCCTCAACATGCCCCAAATTTTGCTTTCTCATACCCACTTGGTCAAATTCCTAAGGGTTAATGAAtgttcattctttctttttttaatcggaaaaaataatttcattacTCCAAAACCGGCTAAATGAAATCAATACAATATCGtaggaaaagaaatgcattgagCAAACTAAAAAACAGAGACAAACCTTGTCATCCTCAACAATCTTCCCTTCTGTCTCCACCTCCCGATTCTGCAACCCAACGTTACAATCGATATCCTCCACCACAACAATCGACCTGTTCCCCGTCCCAATCAACAACCTCCTCAAATCCGAATTACACTGCACCTCCCTCAAATCCAAATCATAAACATCAAACCTCAAGTAATTCGCCATGGCCGCAACCAAGCTCGATTTCCCCGTCCCCGGCGGCCCGTAAAACAAGTACCCTCTCTTCCACGCCTTTCCAACCCTCTTATAATACTCCTTCCTTTCAACAAACCTGTCCAGATCCTCAATCAGCTCCGCCTTCGTCCCCGCCTCCATCGCCATCGTCTCGAACGTCGAAGGATGGTTTAGAGGAACAGAGCTCCAGTAATCCGTCCCGTTGTAGTCCACCGTGTGCAGCCTCACCGTCTTCCTTTCCTCCTTGATTTCCTTCGCCTTCCGCAGTACGTACGGCAAGTAAGAAGCTAGCACGATTTCCTTGTGCTTCTTGTGGAAACTCAACTCGAAGTGCTTCAGctctgttttgtttggtttgctaTCAAAGCGTTCGACGAGAGTGCTGTGGGAGACCCAGTTGAGCTTGACGAGGGCGGCGTCGTTCTGGAAGGTGTCGGGGATGTCCTGGTTTTTGTCGACGGAGAGGGAGAGGTGGGGGTCTTTTTCGAGCTTATTGACTTTGATGCGGTGGATGGAAGGGGATAGCTTGGTGGAGAGGTACGTGTCGACGGCGTCGTAGAGGTGGTTGGGGGACAGGCCGTCGGATTGGTCGACGACGAGGGTGAGGCGGGAAGAGAGGCGGGCAGAGAGTTTATTGAAGTAGGCGCGGAGGGGGGCGGGGATGAGGTCGTTGTGGATGGTGCGGAGGAGGATGGCAGTGGCAGCGAAGGAGGTTGCCACGGAGAGGACGGTGGCGGAGGAGGGGAGGGAGTCGCACGAAAACGGCATA
The sequence above is drawn from the Rhododendron vialii isolate Sample 1 chromosome 6a, ASM3025357v1 genome and encodes:
- the LOC131330989 gene encoding AAA-ATPase At3g50940-like, whose product is MPFSCDSLPSSATVLSVATSFAATAILLRTIHNDLIPAPLRAYFNKLSARLSSRLTLVVDQSDGLSPNHLYDAVDTYLSTKLSPSIHRIKVNKLEKDPHLSLSVDKNQDIPDTFQNDAALVKLNWVSHSTLVERFDSKPNKTELKHFELSFHKKHKEIVLASYLPYVLRKAKEIKEERKTVRLHTVDYNGTDYWSSVPLNHPSTFETMAMEAGTKAELIEDLDRFVERKEYYKRVGKAWKRGYLFYGPPGTGKSSLVAAMANYLRFDVYDLDLREVQCNSDLRRLLIGTGNRSIVVVEDIDCNVGLQNREVETEGKIVEDDKITLSGLLNFIDGLWSSCGDERIIVFTTNHKDRLDPALLRPGRMDLHIHMSYCTFHGFKTLALNYLKIQEHQLFDTIKEFLDKVEATPAEIAGQLMKYDNADIALQNVINFLHNKDQPKTTELSS